The DNA region CTTCCTGCGTGGTGGCGAAACCTGACTTGTAAACGCCGTTGTTGACGTTGTCATAGACCAGCTCATTGACCGCATCGATTTCCTCGCGCAGGTCTTCGGGATAGAAATCCCCGTCCCTTGCACCGACTCCGTCGAAGGCCGAGTTAAGCATGCGAATGATGTCGGCCGATTCGTTGGACACGATGGTGTTTTCCTGCTTGTCCCAGATCACCGGCACCGTCACCCGGCCGGAGTAGTCGGGATTGGCCGCGGTGTAGACCTGGTGCATGAACTCGGCATCGTGAATCGGGTCGCGTCGCACCCGGTAGCCATCGCGAAACGTCCAGCCGTGTTCGCGCATGATGGGATTGACGATGGACAGGCTGATCATGTCTTCCAGCCCCTTGAGCTTGCGGAAGATCAGGGTGCGGTGCGCCCAGGGACAAGCCAGGGCAACATAGAGGTGGTAGCGACCGGCTTCGGCCTTGAACCCGCCCTTGCCGTCGGGGCCCGGGGATCCGTCGGCGGTAATCCAGTTGCGAAAGGCCGCGGCCGAGCGCTCGAAACGCCCGCCGGTGGAGTCGGTGTCGTACCACTTGTCGTGCCATTGCCCATCAATGAGCAGTCCCATGCTGGTCTCCTTCGTTTGCAGGCGGCCAATGGTAACGTCAGGACGCGCCGCTCACAATGCGCTGGCAAAGCCGGCGGGCCGAAGCCGGATAGCCACCGCCGAAGAGATTGGCATGGTTGAGCACGTGGTAAAGCGTGTAGAAATTGGCGCGAGATTCATGCCCCGGATGCAACGGCCAGGCCGATTCGTAGGCCTCGTAGAATGCATCTGAAAAACCATTGAACAGGCGGGTCATGGCGAGATCGGTTTCACGGTCGGCATAGTGGACGGCCGGGTCAAAAACCACGGGCCGCCGGCCACCGATGGCCGAGGCGTTGCCTTGCCACAGGTCACCGTGAACCAGCGCCGGCAGCGGATGATGATCGGCATGGTCCCTGTGCCAGGCCTCGAAGACTTGCTCCTTGAGCTGTGGCCAGTCGCCGCCGTGCTCGGCCTTTGTCAGTCGATCGAACTGAAAACCCAGGCGATGTTCGAGAAAAAAGCTCGTCCAGTCGGCTGTTTTCGGGTTGTGCTGCGGCGTCAGTCCAATGTAGTTATTGCGATGCCAGCCGAAGTGGTCGGCACTGTTGCGGTGCAGGGCGGCCAGTTCGCGGCCAAGGCGTTCGTCGGCTTCGGGTGTGCGCGGGTCCAGTTCAAGGTATTCCAGTGCCAGCCAGGCGGTTTCATCTTCGACGC from Wenzhouxiangella sp. AB-CW3 includes:
- a CDS encoding glutathione S-transferase family protein, with product MGLLIDGQWHDKWYDTDSTGGRFERSAAAFRNWITADGSPGPDGKGGFKAEAGRYHLYVALACPWAHRTLIFRKLKGLEDMISLSIVNPIMREHGWTFRDGYRVRRDPIHDAEFMHQVYTAANPDYSGRVTVPVIWDKQENTIVSNESADIIRMLNSAFDGVGARDGDFYPEDLREEIDAVNELVYDNVNNGVYKSGFATTQEAYDEAVVPLFETLDQLEQRLDENRYLCGSRLTEADWRLFTTLVRFDAVYVGHFKCNIRRIADYHNLSNYLLELYQMPGVSETVDVHAIKLHYYGSHDTINPHYIVPMGPALDFHRKHDRARLPAD
- a CDS encoding fructosamine kinase family protein, which gives rise to MSLSIEHAAAIAREMGLDEHGLEITPLRGGDIAQAHVLRAADLWVFVKTLPIQQGALLSAEADGLKALTRTGTVRVPGVIRRGVEDETAWLALEYLELDPRTPEADERLGRELAALHRNSADHFGWHRNNYIGLTPQHNPKTADWTSFFLEHRLGFQFDRLTKAEHGGDWPQLKEQVFEAWHRDHADHHPLPALVHGDLWQGNASAIGGRRPVVFDPAVHYADRETDLAMTRLFNGFSDAFYEAYESAWPLHPGHESRANFYTLYHVLNHANLFGGGYPASARRLCQRIVSGAS